Part of the uncultured Desulfobacter sp. genome, CTTGCCTCGTTTTGTGACGGTAATTTTTATTCCACCACCCGGGAAAATAAGCTGGTGGAGCTGGAAGAGTTGCTCTTGGATTCATCCCTTGATATTGAAACGGCAGGTTCTTTATTCAGTGTGGTGTCCGGGTTGATACACAAGGCCGGGCATTCACATTACGGCAGCACCTTGGTCATTGATATGAACGAAACGCCTCTGGTTCTGTCCGGGCATGTTCTGGACCCCCCGTTATGTCTTATGGATTCCGACAATTATGAACTGGCCTCGGCGTTCATGCGCATTGACGGTGCCGTTCAAATCACACCGGATGCCAAAATCCGGGGGTTCGGATGTCTTCTGGACGGACAGTCCGTTACCTGGGAAAATATGGCCCGAGGAGCAAGATACAACTCTGCGTTGAGATTTTCGGCCACAACATCAAAAGTGATTGTGGTTGTGGTTTCTGCTGACAGACCGATTTCAATCATATATAACGGTATAGAACTGAACGGCATATCAAGGTGGAAACCCATTTATCAGTACATGCCGCACATATTAACCCTTGAACAGCATTTGCACGGTGTGCAGATATGATCACTTTTTATGACTTCATTTAATTTTCAATCCATCCCTGATCTGGCCGGACAGCGGTTGATGCTCGGATTTGACGGCCAAACCCTCAATGCTGAATTGAAACATTTGATCAATGAATACCGGGCAGGGGGGATCATCCTGTTCAGGTCCAATATTGAATCGCCCGACCAATTGCGTCGTCTGTGCACGGATGCCCGGAACTATGCCCTGGATCAAGGTTTGCCGGATCTCTTTGTTGCCGTGGACCAGGAGGGGGGCCAGGTGGCCAGACTGCGTCAACCTTTCACCGAGTTTCCCGGTAATCCCCATATGAAATCCATTGAAGACGCCCGGGAATTTGCCCGGATTACCGCATCTGAGCTGTCTGACATGGGAATCAATATGAATATGGCGCCGGTGATGGATGTGGCGCCGCCGGATGTGGATTCCATTATGAAAGACCGGGCGTTTAAAGGGGATGCCAACCGTGTGGCTGAACTGGGCGCTGCTGTGATCCAGGGACTTCAAAAGGGCGGGATCATGGCTGTGGCCAAACATTTTCCCGGTATCGGCAGAACCGTAAAAGATTCCCATTTTTTTCTGCCTGAGCTGGATGCGCCCTTGTCCGATTTGGAACAAGCGGACCTGATCCCTTTTGAGGCGGCAAAGAACGTTCAGGTCTCAGGAATCATGCTGTCCCATATTTTGTACCCGCAAATAGACCCGGAGTGGCAGGCCAGTCTGTCCAAGACCATTGCATACGATCTTTTGCGACGGGATTTGGGATATCAGGGGCTTGTCATGACCGATGATCTTGACATGAAGGCCATCCGTCATGATATGGACACCTGTATTCACAGGATCATGACAGCACAAATCGACATGGCGCTGGTGTGTCATGCAGGCCCCAATATTGCCGAAGCCGGTAACGCGGTGGTAAAAAATCTTGGAACGGACGAACTATTGTTTGAATCGGGCCAGGCATGTGTGAAACGGATTTTAGCGGCAAAGAAAGCGTTTCTTTAAAATTAAATTCTAACCGGTGGCGCCCACCACAGACTTCACCCGGGAATACACATCGTCTCCCAGGCCACACACCTGACCGCTTTGGATCATCTCCCA contains:
- the nagZ gene encoding beta-N-acetylhexosaminidase, which produces MTSFNFQSIPDLAGQRLMLGFDGQTLNAELKHLINEYRAGGIILFRSNIESPDQLRRLCTDARNYALDQGLPDLFVAVDQEGGQVARLRQPFTEFPGNPHMKSIEDAREFARITASELSDMGINMNMAPVMDVAPPDVDSIMKDRAFKGDANRVAELGAAVIQGLQKGGIMAVAKHFPGIGRTVKDSHFFLPELDAPLSDLEQADLIPFEAAKNVQVSGIMLSHILYPQIDPEWQASLSKTIAYDLLRRDLGYQGLVMTDDLDMKAIRHDMDTCIHRIMTAQIDMALVCHAGPNIAEAGNAVVKNLGTDELLFESGQACVKRILAAKKAFL